In Bos taurus isolate L1 Dominette 01449 registration number 42190680 breed Hereford chromosome 11, ARS-UCD2.0, whole genome shotgun sequence, one DNA window encodes the following:
- the IL37 gene encoding interleukin-37 has protein sequence MSVLEENPGMKMDCEDWERDEPQCSSEDSVRDALEPGPSLTSMSAAHAGPRVKANGPEKFTIHDGDQKVLVLDSKTLRAVPDKTYILPEIFFVLASRVKSAYENKGSPIFLAVSKGQLCLCCDTNKGHKPSLQLKKKKLSKLAAQKKGKYLPFIFYRNKVGSRNTLESAAHPGWFVCTFPNPGKPVGMTKSHGRRKHTEFSFRRI, from the exons ATGTCCGTTTTGGAGGAGAACCCAGGTATGAAAATGGACTGTGAAGACTGGGAAAGAGATGAACCTCAGTGCTCCTCAGAAG ACTCAGTCAGAGATGCCTTGGAGCCAGGCCCCAGCCTCACCTCCATGAGTGCTGCCCATGCAG GTCCAAGAGTGAAGGCCAACGGCCCAGAGAAATTCACCATCCATGACGGGGATCAAAAAGTTTTGGTCCTGGACTCCAAGACCCTCAGAGCAGTTCCGGATAAGACTTACATACTCCCAG AAATCTTCTTTGTATTAGCCTCCCGTGTGAAGTCAGCTTATGAGAACAAAGGAAGCCCCATTTTTCTGGCCGTCTCAAAAGGCCAGCTGTGTCTCTGCTGTGACACAAACAAAGGACACAAGCCATCCCTGCAGCTGAAG AAGAAGAAACTTTCCAAACTGGCTGCCCAGAAGAAAGGGAAATATCTGCCCTTCATCTTTTATCGGAATAAAGTCGGCTCTCGGAATACCTTAGAGTCGGCTGCCCATCCTGGATGGTTTGTCTGCACCTTCCCCAATCCTGGGAAACCAGTCGGAATGACAAAAAGTCACGGAAGAAGGAAACACACTGAGTTTTCATTTCGGCGCATCTAA